The Candidatus Bathyarchaeota archaeon genome has a segment encoding these proteins:
- a CDS encoding isocitrate/isopropylmalate dehydrogenase family protein has translation MTKKAALIRGDGTGPELVEAMLKVFEASKTNVKLIPCDAGLEWWEKHGGDTFIPPETWQILENVDACFKAPTTTPPGPGKPKSVAVSIRQKFDLYANVRPIKTFPNIKRPLGNVDFICVREATEGLYTGIEYRLSDDIAIGIRKISRKSSERIARYAFKLAEQRGWDSVVAVHKGNICKETCGLFMEAVENVAKEFKGIKLLSYFVDNFAQQLVKNPEIFNHKIIVSTNLFMDILSEEAAGLIGSIGCVYSANLGDNYAMFEPAHGSAPKYKGLNKVNPTGTILAGAWMLDYLGEKDKAEAIFKATESVIAEGKTVTYDLGGSAKTSEMAEAIAKKVEEILHY, from the coding sequence AGAGCTGGTTGAAGCTATGCTCAAAGTGTTTGAAGCAAGCAAAACAAATGTGAAGCTGATACCGTGTGACGCAGGACTTGAATGGTGGGAGAAGCATGGGGGTGACACATTTATCCCACCTGAGACTTGGCAAATACTGGAAAACGTAGATGCATGTTTTAAGGCGCCAACAACCACGCCTCCTGGACCAGGGAAGCCTAAAAGTGTAGCGGTGAGCATTAGGCAAAAATTTGATCTGTATGCAAACGTGAGGCCAATTAAGACATTTCCAAATATAAAAAGGCCGCTGGGAAACGTTGATTTTATATGTGTACGTGAGGCAACCGAGGGATTGTATACTGGAATTGAGTATAGGTTATCAGATGACATAGCAATAGGTATAAGAAAAATATCTAGGAAATCATCGGAGCGCATAGCTCGTTATGCTTTTAAGCTTGCGGAGCAAAGGGGGTGGGACTCTGTTGTTGCAGTTCATAAGGGCAACATTTGCAAGGAAACATGCGGTCTTTTTATGGAAGCGGTGGAAAATGTGGCTAAGGAGTTTAAAGGTATCAAGCTACTTAGCTACTTTGTAGATAATTTCGCGCAACAACTTGTCAAGAATCCGGAGATTTTCAACCATAAAATTATAGTGAGCACCAACTTGTTCATGGATATTTTATCTGAAGAAGCAGCCGGACTAATTGGAAGCATTGGATGCGTCTACTCAGCCAACCTCGGAGACAATTATGCGATGTTTGAACCTGCGCATGGTAGCGCTCCAAAATATAAAGGTTTGAATAAAGTGAACCCGACCGGAACAATTTTGGCTGGGGCATGGATGCTTGACTATCTTGGAGAAAAGGATAAAGCCGAAGCAATTTTTAAGGCAACGGAGAGCGTGATTGCCGAAGGCAAAACGGTTACTTATGATCTTGGAGGGTCTGCGAAAACGTCTGAGATGGCTGAGGCCATAGCAAAAAAGGTCGAGGAAATCCTTCACTATTAA
- the larA gene encoding nickel-dependent lactate racemase, which translates to MKVEISLPYGDKSIQVEIPSRNLLSILEPKDLPSVQNEKSEVTRALKNLIATPKLADMVTQGDKVVIISDDNTRITPTQLIVPTLLDMLNEVGVKDEDIKIIVALGTHRPMTRSEFRQKFGDQVLERVEVENHEFADRSKLVELGVTPNGSPISINKEVVEADFKVGIGNIVPHFICGWAGGAKIIQPGVSGEETTAATHLLCVRMGRPLLGSVENAVKREMELIAQKVGLDMIVNTVLNRAGRIVKVVAGDVIKAAREGINVAKSIYFAKTPAKADIVLASSHPCDLDFWQAHKTLFSADLAVRDGGTIIIVTPCKEGISRMHPEILEIGNLTIEEVDRKLRKGEIKDQIGGSFAIAWGLIKKRAKVIMVSEGIPAQDAFQLGFDYADTVDLALDRAFRRHGKNAKVTVLTHAPDIVPVITESK; encoded by the coding sequence GTGAAGGTTGAAATCTCCCTTCCTTATGGAGATAAGTCGATCCAGGTTGAAATACCATCAAGAAATCTACTCAGCATTTTAGAACCGAAGGATTTGCCAAGTGTCCAAAATGAAAAGTCTGAGGTAACGCGGGCGCTTAAAAATCTGATTGCAACCCCGAAATTGGCGGATATGGTTACCCAAGGGGATAAAGTGGTTATTATCAGCGATGACAATACTCGAATTACACCTACACAACTTATTGTTCCAACTCTTCTTGATATGTTAAACGAAGTTGGAGTTAAGGATGAAGACATCAAGATTATCGTAGCTCTAGGTACGCATCGGCCGATGACTCGTTCTGAATTTAGACAAAAATTCGGAGACCAAGTACTAGAACGGGTTGAAGTTGAAAACCACGAGTTCGCGGATCGCAGCAAACTAGTAGAGTTAGGTGTTACGCCAAATGGAAGCCCAATTTCGATTAATAAGGAGGTTGTCGAGGCGGACTTCAAAGTCGGGATAGGAAACATTGTACCGCATTTTATATGTGGTTGGGCGGGTGGAGCAAAGATCATTCAACCTGGAGTCTCCGGTGAGGAAACTACAGCTGCGACTCATTTACTTTGCGTGAGGATGGGGAGACCGCTTTTGGGGTCGGTTGAGAATGCTGTAAAACGCGAGATGGAGTTGATCGCTCAAAAAGTTGGGCTGGATATGATTGTGAATACTGTTTTGAACCGAGCTGGCAGGATCGTGAAAGTAGTTGCAGGAGACGTTATTAAAGCTGCTAGGGAGGGAATCAACGTAGCTAAGAGCATATACTTTGCGAAAACCCCTGCAAAGGCGGATATTGTACTCGCTAGTTCGCATCCTTGCGATCTCGATTTTTGGCAGGCTCATAAAACATTGTTCTCGGCCGATTTGGCGGTTAGAGATGGCGGAACGATTATCATTGTAACCCCTTGCAAAGAAGGTATTTCAAGAATGCATCCAGAAATACTGGAAATTGGAAATTTAACCATAGAAGAAGTTGACCGAAAATTAAGGAAAGGTGAAATTAAGGACCAAATAGGTGGATCCTTTGCAATTGCATGGGGGTTAATAAAAAAACGAGCTAAAGTAATAATGGTGTCTGAGGGTATACCAGCACAGGATGCATTTCAACTTGGCTTCGATTACGCGGATACTGTGGACTTAGCTTTAGATAGAGCATTTAGGAGACATGGGAAAAATGCAAAAGTTACAGTGTTAACTCATGCACCAGATATAGTCCCTGTCATAACAGAGAGCAAGTAA
- a CDS encoding MBL fold metallo-hydrolase has product MKPKQASVTLYGGVGEVGGNIVYIHDAKSNSHILFDLGRSFRQQAKFYSWPDKPSRSVEVELIKTEILPIIRTPTGKEINYYARLQCEEILVPYGARGKQIPVKHKTETKYKIIEPEVESPITDVFISHSHSDHAGLVTLLRSDVKITLSRVARTFFQGFHEVISKDSLETKMYLTEECLNAKTREELTPRHEYNDFSVSQYGKAFKIPRTNTDLDVYAHPVDHSVPGADGYIADTSTGPIVYTGDFRTHGKARILTKKFVEAVKEFAPIKILICEGTNLGEAKVFSEDDVKKCATDIIRESLQLGNRLVLVEVLQADIDRVRTFCEIAKEHEIVPLVTLRLANYLHALSKIEVHFDLAGAPLPLLGDNSSDPERGYSLGIFVRRRHPAWRSKVFRKLEDAYSEFMIESKQVVNETKAGTRKYLIIDTGEIDIIDLKPPPGTICILSTSEPFTEESEFDFERWKQQLALFGIMLYHIHASGHVHPLELLRVIEEINPEIVIPIHTEYPDMLREILVGTDIKVHIPKKGVPIEI; this is encoded by the coding sequence ATGAAACCCAAGCAAGCTTCAGTCACACTTTACGGCGGAGTAGGAGAAGTAGGCGGCAACATAGTTTATATTCATGACGCGAAATCCAACTCGCATATACTGTTTGATCTAGGAAGAAGCTTTCGCCAACAAGCCAAGTTTTACAGTTGGCCCGACAAGCCTTCGAGATCGGTAGAGGTTGAGTTAATTAAGACGGAAATTTTGCCTATAATCAGGACCCCGACCGGGAAAGAAATCAATTATTACGCAAGATTGCAGTGTGAAGAAATACTGGTTCCATACGGGGCTAGGGGAAAGCAAATTCCAGTTAAGCATAAGACAGAAACTAAATACAAAATTATTGAGCCAGAAGTTGAAAGCCCGATAACAGATGTTTTCATTTCCCACAGTCACTCCGACCATGCTGGTCTCGTCACATTACTTCGAAGCGACGTAAAGATTACCCTTAGTCGCGTAGCTCGGACATTTTTCCAAGGATTTCATGAAGTAATAAGCAAGGATTCGCTCGAAACAAAAATGTATCTAACAGAGGAATGCTTGAATGCAAAGACGCGAGAGGAGCTTACACCTAGACATGAATACAATGATTTCTCCGTGAGCCAATATGGAAAAGCGTTTAAAATTCCAAGAACGAACACCGACTTGGATGTTTACGCGCACCCAGTCGATCATAGTGTACCCGGAGCTGATGGATACATCGCCGACACCTCAACTGGGCCAATAGTTTATACAGGCGATTTTCGGACCCATGGGAAGGCAAGAATACTTACTAAGAAATTTGTTGAAGCGGTCAAAGAATTCGCTCCCATTAAGATCCTAATTTGCGAAGGAACCAACTTAGGGGAGGCGAAGGTCTTCTCTGAGGACGATGTGAAAAAGTGCGCGACCGATATTATTAGAGAAAGCCTACAATTAGGGAATCGACTGGTTTTAGTTGAGGTTTTGCAAGCGGATATTGATCGAGTTAGAACGTTCTGCGAGATCGCTAAGGAACACGAAATCGTGCCCCTAGTTACTTTGAGGCTTGCAAACTATTTGCATGCACTCAGTAAGATTGAAGTACATTTTGATCTCGCCGGAGCCCCGTTACCACTCCTCGGCGACAATTCAAGCGACCCTGAACGCGGCTACTCGCTAGGTATATTTGTACGAAGAAGACATCCAGCCTGGAGAAGTAAAGTTTTCCGAAAATTAGAGGACGCCTACAGTGAATTTATGATCGAGTCAAAACAAGTCGTGAATGAAACAAAAGCTGGAACGCGTAAATATCTCATTATAGATACAGGAGAAATCGACATAATTGATTTGAAACCTCCGCCGGGAACAATTTGCATCTTAAGTACCAGTGAACCTTTTACTGAAGAGTCGGAATTTGACTTCGAACGGTGGAAGCAACAGCTCGCGTTATTTGGAATCATGCTATATCACATTCATGCTTCTGGACATGTTCACCCATTGGAGTTGCTAAGGGTTATCGAGGAGATTAACCCCGAAATAGTAATTCCCATTCACACGGAGTATCCAGACATGCTCAGGGAGATTCTGGTTGGAACGGATATAAAGGTGCACATTCCGAAGAAAGGTGTCCCAATCGAAATTTAG
- a CDS encoding acetamidase/formamidase family protein translates to MRKLGGGEKLAKKVVHVDEFVDIIGPACKMLGPVEDKGTIIVDASEPACWGPMITPEVPSGHTVTRPVAVEGAEVGDGIAIKVKKIKVLSKATASGTETGRAGSFVGDPYVAKKCPGCGTINPKTYQKGIGKDAIRCKKCDTPVSSFDVTCGYTMLFDETGKIGVTVPKNVAESIAKQAYEYAAMPPKALTYPVLVLAMSDMPGGVVARVRPMLGQVGTTPAVNMPCSHNAGDFGVFLVGAPHDYKLTDQTELLKRTDAHMDIDSVREGAIVIAPVKLDGGGVCIGDVHAMQGDGEIAGHTTDIVAEVTTEVEIIKNLGIDGPILLPNKEDLPPLAQLYTSDELKIAQGLAAKYGFELEANVAPLQIVGSGANLNEAAMNGLERMAKLVGMDLNEVRNRVTITGAVEIGRLPGIVQVTMLAPLKRLEEIGIAHLVRQQYFTS, encoded by the coding sequence ATGAGAAAGCTGGGAGGAGGTGAGAAATTGGCTAAAAAAGTTGTACATGTGGACGAGTTTGTTGACATAATTGGGCCTGCCTGTAAAATGTTAGGTCCGGTTGAGGACAAGGGAACAATTATTGTGGATGCATCTGAACCAGCGTGTTGGGGACCTATGATAACTCCTGAGGTGCCAAGTGGACATACGGTGACACGTCCGGTTGCAGTTGAGGGCGCTGAAGTGGGGGATGGAATAGCAATTAAGGTTAAAAAAATTAAAGTGCTGTCCAAGGCTACGGCATCGGGTACAGAAACGGGAAGGGCAGGAAGCTTTGTCGGAGATCCGTATGTTGCTAAAAAATGTCCTGGATGTGGCACAATCAATCCGAAAACCTATCAGAAAGGAATTGGGAAAGATGCGATAAGATGTAAAAAGTGCGACACCCCGGTTAGTTCCTTTGATGTAACGTGTGGGTATACAATGTTGTTCGACGAAACTGGAAAAATCGGGGTTACCGTGCCTAAGAATGTTGCAGAATCCATTGCTAAGCAAGCTTATGAATATGCAGCCATGCCGCCTAAAGCACTTACCTATCCGGTTCTCGTTTTGGCGATGTCCGATATGCCTGGCGGAGTGGTTGCTCGGGTTAGGCCGATGTTAGGTCAAGTAGGTACAACTCCAGCTGTTAACATGCCATGTTCACATAACGCTGGAGACTTTGGAGTATTCTTAGTGGGGGCACCACATGATTACAAACTAACGGATCAAACCGAGCTTTTAAAGAGAACAGATGCTCACATGGATATTGACTCGGTTAGAGAGGGGGCGATCGTTATTGCTCCAGTTAAGTTGGATGGTGGAGGGGTGTGTATAGGAGATGTTCATGCGATGCAAGGTGACGGTGAAATCGCGGGACATACAACCGATATTGTAGCGGAGGTAACAACTGAAGTTGAAATTATTAAGAATCTCGGGATCGATGGACCAATTCTTTTGCCAAACAAAGAAGATTTGCCTCCTTTAGCACAGTTGTATACTTCTGATGAGCTAAAAATAGCTCAGGGACTCGCCGCGAAATATGGGTTTGAATTGGAAGCAAATGTAGCTCCGCTACAAATAGTCGGTTCTGGTGCGAATCTTAATGAAGCTGCCATGAATGGATTGGAACGGATGGCAAAATTAGTTGGTATGGATCTGAATGAGGTTAGAAATAGGGTGACCATTACTGGGGCTGTGGAAATCGGGAGATTACCTGGAATTGTGCAAGTAACTATGTTAGCTCCATTGAAGAGGTTAGAAGAAATCGGAATTGCTCACCTAGTAAGACAACAGTATTTCACCAGCTAG
- a CDS encoding PAC2 family protein — MSIMPLGVKITELMKPSFRDPILIQGLPGLGFVAKLAVDYLIENLKPTLFAELYSIHLTFPSGDLGVTIGLDGTFSLPKYQFYASTDSGAHLILLTGDAQPNLFGQYEVAEAVLDFVTKFGCRRVISLGGFRGRPRGEARIVYGIVDDPITTGEELKKLGVEVTRGGSVTGACGVILGLCRQRGMRCLGLLGETDGSYPDVSAAKALVQVIAQMYNLKIDYSMLDTAINDIEEKLKTLRKLRAEVRKKTAARERGPEFVI, encoded by the coding sequence ATGTCAATCATGCCATTAGGAGTTAAAATCACTGAATTAATGAAACCGAGTTTTAGGGATCCGATTCTAATCCAAGGACTTCCCGGTTTAGGATTTGTCGCAAAATTAGCAGTAGACTATTTAATTGAAAATCTGAAACCCACTTTATTCGCCGAGTTGTATTCAATCCATCTAACATTTCCAAGTGGAGACCTAGGAGTAACCATAGGGCTAGACGGGACATTCTCTCTTCCAAAATATCAGTTTTACGCGTCTACCGACAGTGGTGCCCACCTTATTCTACTAACTGGAGACGCGCAACCAAATTTGTTCGGACAATATGAGGTGGCGGAAGCTGTCTTGGACTTCGTTACCAAGTTTGGTTGTCGACGCGTAATTTCGCTTGGAGGCTTTCGAGGGCGCCCGCGAGGGGAAGCTCGTATCGTCTACGGAATTGTTGACGACCCAATAACTACAGGTGAAGAATTAAAGAAGCTTGGAGTTGAAGTTACTCGCGGCGGATCGGTAACAGGAGCATGCGGCGTCATTCTAGGACTTTGCCGTCAGCGAGGAATGCGATGCCTTGGTCTCCTTGGAGAAACAGATGGATCCTACCCGGATGTATCAGCTGCTAAGGCACTTGTTCAAGTTATCGCCCAAATGTATAATCTTAAAATCGATTACTCAATGCTTGACACAGCGATAAACGACATAGAAGAAAAATTAAAAACCCTCCGAAAGCTTCGAGCTGAGGTCCGCAAGAAAACCGCAGCGCGGGAACGAGGCCCAGAGTTTGTAATTTAG